A single Candidatus Poribacteria bacterium DNA region contains:
- a CDS encoding thiamine pyrophosphate-requiring protein — MKVVDAVAKVLKAEGVEYLFAYPVNPIIEAAAKLDIRPIIVRQERIGLHMADAMSRITSGEKIGVFCMQSGPGSENAFGGVAQAYGDSAPIVVLPGGYSRSVTQIQPNFNSALNYRHVTKSCEQVTMPEAVPEAMRRAFTQVRNGRPRPALVEFPSDLFGEDISDSFDPTPVPTVRYGPDSASIEAAAEALLDAECPVIYAGQGVHYAQAWDSLKELAELLGAPVTTSLGGKSAFPEDHPLALGSGGRAIPKPVHHFLQKTDLILGIGCSFTRTGFGVRIPDGKRVIHATLDPADINKDVPVETALVGDAGLILDGLVEAVRDRSNGASEERRAAVTGEISAVKAEWLDQWKAKLTSDEVPMTPYRVISDLLHTVDVKNTIITHDAGSPRDQMSPFWQSVAPLTYIGWGKTTQLGYGLGLAMGAKLARPDALCVNVWGDAAIGFTGMDFETAVRERIPILSVLFNNFSMAIEIPIMPVSTEKFRSTDISGHYADMAKAFGGYGERVETPDQIIPAIQRGIQKTQEGTPALLEFITAKEIQISTF, encoded by the coding sequence ATGAAAGTTGTTGATGCAGTTGCGAAAGTCCTAAAAGCAGAGGGCGTAGAGTACCTATTCGCCTATCCTGTTAACCCGATCATCGAAGCGGCGGCGAAGTTAGACATCCGTCCGATTATCGTTAGACAGGAACGTATTGGGCTTCACATGGCAGACGCTATGAGCCGAATAACCTCTGGAGAGAAGATTGGTGTGTTCTGTATGCAGAGCGGACCCGGTTCCGAAAATGCCTTCGGTGGTGTCGCCCAAGCCTATGGCGATTCCGCACCGATTGTGGTTCTGCCGGGTGGTTATTCCCGAAGCGTAACACAAATCCAACCGAATTTCAATTCTGCCCTGAACTATCGGCATGTAACGAAGTCGTGTGAGCAGGTCACAATGCCTGAAGCTGTCCCGGAAGCGATGCGACGTGCCTTTACTCAAGTCCGGAACGGCAGACCTCGCCCCGCACTCGTGGAATTCCCATCAGATCTGTTTGGTGAAGATATTTCCGACTCCTTTGATCCGACACCGGTACCCACCGTGCGCTACGGACCTGACAGTGCTTCGATTGAGGCTGCTGCAGAGGCGTTACTTGATGCCGAGTGTCCTGTCATTTACGCAGGACAAGGTGTGCATTATGCCCAAGCCTGGGATTCTTTAAAAGAATTGGCGGAACTGCTCGGTGCACCTGTGACAACGAGTTTGGGTGGCAAGAGCGCATTCCCGGAAGATCATCCGTTAGCCCTCGGTTCTGGTGGACGCGCGATTCCGAAACCGGTGCATCACTTCCTTCAAAAAACGGATCTGATTTTGGGTATCGGGTGCAGTTTTACCCGAACCGGCTTTGGTGTCAGGATTCCCGATGGAAAACGGGTTATTCACGCGACGTTAGATCCAGCGGACATCAACAAAGATGTTCCCGTTGAAACCGCCCTCGTTGGCGATGCGGGTTTAATTTTAGATGGCTTGGTAGAAGCCGTTCGCGATCGTTCTAATGGGGCATCCGAAGAGCGCAGGGCTGCTGTCACTGGAGAAATCAGTGCGGTTAAAGCAGAATGGCTCGACCAGTGGAAGGCGAAACTCACCTCGGATGAGGTGCCGATGACTCCATATCGCGTCATCTCGGATTTGCTGCACACTGTCGATGTCAAAAACACGATTATTACGCACGATGCGGGAAGTCCGCGCGACCAAATGTCACCCTTTTGGCAGTCTGTCGCACCGCTCACCTATATCGGTTGGGGTAAGACGACGCAGCTCGGTTACGGTCTCGGACTCGCGATGGGTGCGAAACTCGCCCGACCGGATGCACTCTGTGTGAACGTCTGGGGTGATGCCGCTATCGGCTTTACCGGCATGGACTTTGAGACGGCTGTGCGGGAAAGAATCCCGATTCTCTCCGTGCTTTTCAACAATTTTTCGATGGCGATTGAGATCCCGATTATGCCTGTGTCTACCGAAAAATTCCGTAGCACAGACATCTCTGGGCACTACGCAGACATGGCGAAGGCGTTCGGGGGCTACGGTGAACGTGTCGAAACGCCTGACCAGATTATCCCGGCTATTCAGCGTGGCATCCAAAAAACACAAGAAGGCACTCCTGCACTTCTTGAGTTTATCACAGCGAAGGAAATTCAGATTTCTACGTTCTAA
- a CDS encoding phytanoyl-CoA dioxygenase family protein yields the protein MLSQTQVDTFLKKGFLLGNRVLSDEQVEELREELARVIDDYEKTDIPQPVHIANLGGREESPVWQVVNIWEASSAYHRLVHNPVIVEEIGQLMSATELRVWHDQIQYKPPHVGGVNMWHQDSPYWPILTPKTSQVSAWVALDDVDEGNGCMRMVRGSHHWGNQIPFLHSVKDIHSMPDRFEDNELEVEFCPVPKGHVHYHHSLTWHGSHDNTSDNPRRAIAVHYMTDETLYDASGSHVMKPFVTVNDGDKLAGDHFPLVMDDGVPTSPNAK from the coding sequence ATGCTCAGCCAAACCCAGGTTGACACATTTCTTAAGAAAGGTTTTCTCCTCGGAAACCGTGTTTTAAGTGATGAACAGGTTGAGGAGTTGCGTGAGGAATTGGCACGCGTTATTGATGATTATGAGAAAACCGACATTCCGCAACCCGTGCACATCGCCAACCTCGGTGGCAGAGAAGAAAGTCCGGTGTGGCAAGTCGTTAATATTTGGGAGGCGAGTTCTGCCTATCACCGACTCGTTCATAACCCGGTGATTGTGGAAGAGATTGGACAGCTGATGTCAGCGACAGAGTTGCGCGTCTGGCATGACCAGATTCAATACAAACCGCCGCATGTTGGTGGGGTGAACATGTGGCACCAAGATTCACCTTATTGGCCAATCCTTACCCCGAAAACGAGTCAGGTAAGTGCTTGGGTTGCGTTGGATGATGTTGATGAAGGTAATGGATGTATGCGTATGGTTCGTGGTTCTCACCATTGGGGCAATCAGATTCCGTTCCTGCATTCCGTCAAGGACATCCATTCGATGCCGGATCGCTTTGAAGATAACGAATTAGAGGTAGAGTTCTGCCCTGTACCGAAAGGACATGTCCATTACCATCATTCCTTAACGTGGCACGGATCGCATGACAACACAAGCGATAACCCTCGGCGTGCGATTGCGGTGCATTACATGACAGATGAGACGCTATACGATGCCAGCGGAAGCCATGTTATGAAACCTTTTGTTACCGTCAACGATGGTGATAAATTAGCAGGCGACCATTTTCCACTTGTGATGGATGACGGTGTGCCTACGAGTCCTAATGCCAAGTAG